A single genomic interval of Littorina saxatilis isolate snail1 linkage group LG17, US_GU_Lsax_2.0, whole genome shotgun sequence harbors:
- the LOC138952301 gene encoding large ribosomal subunit protein uL11m-like has product MAARGARRGARVVKKAIEKVSHPPHMKVTIPAGQAAAAPPLGPQLGQRQIQIAAFCKEFNEKTGTIRPGIPLPTSIKVNPDRSFDMHINNPPVTYFLKQAAGVKKGAMKPGQEISGRVSLKHVYEIAQIKSQDPAFENISLQEVCKRVIGVAHTCGIEVVPHLEGETYGQFLVERKEIMEQQEKELEEARQAKMLRL; this is encoded by the exons ATGGCTGCCCGTGGAGCACGGCGAGGTGCCCGAGTGGTGAAAAAAGCAATTGAGAAAGTCAGTCACCCACCTCATATGAAGGTCACAATTCCCGCGGGACAGGCAGCAGCTGCTCCTCCTCTTGGTCCACAACTTGGACAG CGACAGATCcagattgcagcattttgcaAGGAATTTAATGAGAAGACCGGCACCATCAGGCCTGGGATCCCTTTACCAACAAGTATTAAGGTTAAT CCTGACAGAAGTTTTGATATGCACATCAACAACCCACCTGTCACATACTTCCTAAAGCAGGCTGCAGGTGTCAAAAAAGGAGCAATGAAACCAG gCCAAGAAATCTCTGGCAGGGTGTCTTTGAAACATGTCTACGAAATCGCCCAAATCAAGTCTCAGGACCCAGCCTTTGAGAACATTTCTCTCCAGGAAGTTTGTAAGCGTGTGATAGGCGTTGCTCACACATGTGGGATTGAGGTGGTGCCTCATTTGGAGGGAGAAACTTACGGCCAATTCTTGGTAGAAAGGAAAGAAATTATGGAACAGCAGGAGAAAGAATTGGAGGAAGCGCGGCAAGCCAAGATGTTACGATTGTAG
- the LOC138953098 gene encoding putative uncharacterized protein DDB_G0294196, whose translation MQAKYDETMREQQSQLEKEDLSDMVAAHAAKQRLGVCKVETRELVKLEMSAPTEQDEDFAGDGDAKANLDQELARKVALQQQMLESERDRQKEALGYQQSLLLQQQQQMTQPVPPPPPQMTQPVAPPPTQPPIQPPPQPIAVAPPQPQQTDLMMKALQQQQMLEAEKQREAQQKRGS comes from the exons ATGCAGGCAAAGTACGACGAAACAATGCGAGAACAGCAGTCACAGCTCGAGAAAGAAGATCTGTCGGACATGGTGGCCGCTCATGCTGCAAAACAACGG TTGGGAGTTTGCAAGGTTGAAACAAGAGAGCTGGTCAAGCTTGAAATGTCG gCACCTACAGAACAAGATGAAG attttgcaGGCGATGGGGACGCTAAGGCCAACCTGGACCAGGAGTTGGCCCGCAAGGTGGCGCTGCAACAGCAGATGTTGGAGAGTGAACGTGACCGCCAGAAAGAGGCTCTGGGTTACCAGCAGTCGTTACTgctgcagcaacaacagcag ATGACGCAGCCGgtacccccaccaccacctcaGATGACACAGCCCGTggcaccaccaccaacacaacCACCCATACAGCCTCCACCCCAACCCATCGCTGTGGCACCCCCACAGCCGCAGCAGACAGACCTGATGATGAAGGcgctgcagcagcagcagatgCTGGAGGCAGAGAAACAGCGTGAAGCACAACAAAAG